CAAAAGAAAGAAGCCTGGGGATCACGTCTCGGAGTCATCATGGCCGTCGCAGGAAGTGCGGTGGGGTTGGGTAATTTTTTGCGCTTTCCAGGCCTAGCAGCGCAGTACGGCGGCGGGGCCTTCATGCTGGCCTATGCGATTTCATTCCTGATCATCGGCCTACCGATCGGCTGGGCAGAGTGGGCGATGGGGCGCTATGCCGGCAGCAGGGGCTTCAATTCATGTCCAGGTGCCTTTGCGGCCATTTTGCAGCGCCCGTGGGCGAAATACGTCGGCATCATCGGCGTGATCATCCCCGTGGTGATCTACATGTACTACGTCTTCATCGAGTCCTGGTGCCTGGGCTATGCCGTGAAGTTCTGGACCGGCCAGGTGAACCTACACAATGCAGATGAGACAGTGGCGATGTTCAAGTCGATGAGCGGGCAAGCAGCGGATGGTGCCGCATTGGCCTTTTCCTGGGATTCGGCGCTACCATGGCTCATCGTGGTCTTTGTGTTTAATTTTTACCTCATCTACCGTGGATTGAGCGGTGGGATCGAGAAGATGTGCAATTACGGCATGCCATTGCTCATCGTGCTGGCCTTGGTGATCCTCGCACGCGTCATGACGCTGGGTGCACCAGATGCCACAAAGCCGCACGACAACGTCTATAACGGTCTGGGCTACATGTGGAACCCCAGTAAAGTGCAGGTCGTAGCAACTGCCACCAACAGCGAGATAAAGCCACGCGACGTCGTCGGTGAGAAGGCCATCGCAGAGGCAGAAAAGGAAGTCGCAGCGAGTAATGGCACGCTGGCGCTGCACACGATCTCTCCATGGAAGCAATTGAGGAACCCCGCCCTCTGGCTAGCCGCTGCGGGGCAGATTTTCTTCAGCCTGTCCGTGGGATTTGGCGTCATCATCGTGTACGCCAGCTATCTGACGAAAAAGGATGATGTCGTGCTCAGTGGACTCACCGCGAGCAGCGCAAACGAGTTCTGCGAAGTGGCGCTGGGTGGGCTAATCACCGTCCCCGCAGCCGTCACCTTCCTGGGGCTGGCCTCCGTGGCCGGGCAAGGCACATTCGGTCTAGGATTCACCGTCCTGCCGCTCGTATTCGCGAAAATGCCGCTGGGCGCATTCTTCGGCGGTGCGTTCTTCTTCATGCTATTCCTGGCAGCCATCACGAGCTCGATTTCCATGCTTCAGCCGGGGATCGCATTCTTAGAGGAGGCTCTCCATGTCGGGCGGAAGGTGTCCGTGGCGCTGCTGGGGCTGATCACGACATTTGGCACAGGTTTGGTCGTGTACTTCACATCGGGTCTGAAGGTGCTCGATACGCTGGACTTCTGGATCGGCACACTACTGATCTTTGTCCTAGCGACCGTGCAGATCATTGTATTTGGCTGGCATTGGGGCTTGGATCGTGGCTTTGCAGAGCTACATGCGGGGGCATCCATCCGTGTGCCGTCCTTTTTCCGCGTGGTGATCAAGTGGATCTGCCCGGCCTTCCTGCTTTGCATCTTTGTCATGTGGCTGCTGAAGGAGATTTTTGGCTTTGATCTGGAGACATTCAAAATCGGCACCGTGTCCTCCTATGTCACCGATCTATCGACCAGCCAGCCCGCGCAGCTCAGTGTGGCGATGGCGGCTGTGGTCTTCATTTTCTTTGCACTCATCACCGCTCGCAGCCGGGCCTATCAACGCGCCGAACAAGGGCTAAACAAATCCGAAGACTAAAAACCCACTCAAAATCCTGCTTATGTCCTCCTCTGGCCTGCTCGTCATGCTTTTATCCGTAGGCACTGTCGTGCTGCTTTTTGGCTGGTGCGTTTATAAGGTGCTCACCACGCCACAGGAGTCGGATACTCTCCACAGCTTGGAGTTTGAAACGCCAGACATCGCTCAAGACCCGTGAGATGGTGAACGAGCGATGTTACCGGGCTACCTTCATCAAATACGCGAAGAAGTCCTTCAAATCCGCATCGCTCATGCCAGTGGTGAGTCCTTCTGGCATCAGGGAGATGGGTGAGGCTTCCAGCTTCTCGATGTCGGCCTGTTTGATGGCCGTTTTGTTGCCCGCGATGTCTTTGAGGACGATGCCCTGAGCATCCTGCGCATCCATGAGACCGGTAAGCATCTGGCCGCCTTTGGTTTTCACGATGTAGGCTCCGAATCCTTCCCGGATTTCCAGGCTGGGCGTGAACATGTTATCGAGCCAGAAATCGGCATTGCTGCGGTCGTAGCCGGTGAGCTCCGGGCCGATCTTGCCGCCTTCGCCAAAGAGGCTGTGGCACACGGCGCAGCGGGCGGTGAATTGCAGTTTGCCCTTTTCGGCATCGCCGAGTCCGCTTTTGATCACGGCCTTGATGCGCTCGGCCTCCTTTTTCTTCACAGGCGTCGGTCCGGTGGCCAGCAGGCCCTTCCAGTGCTTTTCGATACTCGCGTCGATCTCCGCATCCTTGTGCAGGCTGAGCTGGCGCACGATGTCGATGGTGAAATGCTTCGCCGGCACTTTCCATTCATTGACGAAGTTGATCAAAATCTGCGCCCACTCCTTTCGCCCGGCCATGACACGCAGCGCATCCTCGCGTAGCGCTTTGTCGCCCGCAATTTGACCTTCCCAACCGAGAAGCAGTGCCTCTGGCAGGCGTTTGTCGTCAAACTTGGCCGCAGCCTGCAAAATACCGCGTTTGAGGCTAGGAGCCGCGCCAGACTTCAAAATCGCCACCATCGGCATCACCGCGTCCTGTTTGCCGAGTTCCGCCAAAGTCTTCGCGATAGCGATTCGGGCCGTGTTGCTCGCTTTAGCATCGGAAAGCAGTTTGAGGGCACTTTTGAGCGCATCGGCATTTCCACTGCGCAACGCGAGTGTGAGGTCGCCGCCGCTTTGCTTCGCCATGTAGTCGTTAAGAGCCTTGGTGAGCGATTCCGGCAGTTTCGGCATCTCCGCACCTTCGAAAGCTGAGGCGATGCCTGCGATGAACTTGCTACGCAGGGTTTCGTCGTTCGTGAGAGCGAGCAACTCGGCGCAGGAGTTGAGGTTTTCTTCGCCACCCGCCAGTGCATAACGTTTCGCGAGCTTTTCGGCGAGATGATCGCGGAAGAGTTTCGTCTTCAAGAAGTCTGCGTCGGACTTCAGGAAGGCGAAGACGGCTTCGCGTTCTTTTTCGGCCTTCGATTCAAGTGCC
The nucleotide sequence above comes from Verrucomicrobiaceae bacterium. Encoded proteins:
- a CDS encoding sodium:calcium symporter, yielding MSQKKEAWGSRLGVIMAVAGSAVGLGNFLRFPGLAAQYGGGAFMLAYAISFLIIGLPIGWAEWAMGRYAGSRGFNSCPGAFAAILQRPWAKYVGIIGVIIPVVIYMYYVFIESWCLGYAVKFWTGQVNLHNADETVAMFKSMSGQAADGAALAFSWDSALPWLIVVFVFNFYLIYRGLSGGIEKMCNYGMPLLIVLALVILARVMTLGAPDATKPHDNVYNGLGYMWNPSKVQVVATATNSEIKPRDVVGEKAIAEAEKEVAASNGTLALHTISPWKQLRNPALWLAAAGQIFFSLSVGFGVIIVYASYLTKKDDVVLSGLTASSANEFCEVALGGLITVPAAVTFLGLASVAGQGTFGLGFTVLPLVFAKMPLGAFFGGAFFFMLFLAAITSSISMLQPGIAFLEEALHVGRKVSVALLGLITTFGTGLVVYFTSGLKVLDTLDFWIGTLLIFVLATVQIIVFGWHWGLDRGFAELHAGASIRVPSFFRVVIKWICPAFLLCIFVMWLLKEIFGFDLETFKIGTVSSYVTDLSTSQPAQLSVAMAAVVFIFFALITARSRAYQRAEQGLNKSED